A genomic region of Methanosarcina thermophila TM-1 contains the following coding sequences:
- a CDS encoding nitroreductase family protein, with amino-acid sequence MDVFEAIHTRRSIRKYKDRPVPQELVTKILRAAMSAPSAVNAQPWVFIVIDDRKLLDEIPTFSPYAGMCREAPLAILVCGDITLEKAPGYWVQDCSAATQNLLLAAHAAGLGAVWTGIYPMKDRIEGFRKAFELPEHVIPLALVPIGYPNQRPEHEDRYREEKVYHNKYGRKRMNL; translated from the coding sequence ATGGATGTTTTTGAAGCAATTCACACTCGGAGAAGTATTCGAAAATACAAGGATAGACCGGTTCCCCAGGAGCTTGTTACCAAAATTCTCAGGGCTGCTATGAGTGCCCCATCCGCTGTTAATGCCCAGCCCTGGGTTTTTATAGTTATCGATGACAGGAAGCTCCTTGATGAAATCCCAACTTTCAGTCCCTATGCGGGCATGTGCAGGGAAGCCCCTCTTGCAATCCTTGTCTGCGGAGATATTACGCTCGAAAAAGCTCCTGGATACTGGGTTCAGGACTGCTCGGCAGCAACCCAGAACCTCCTGCTTGCAGCTCATGCTGCCGGTCTTGGAGCAGTCTGGACAGGGATCTACCCTATGAAGGATCGGATTGAAGGTTTCCGGAAAGCCTTTGAACTGCCTGAACATGTAATTCCTCTGGCTCTTGTACCGATAGGTTATCCTAACCAGAGACCAGAGCATGAGGATCGGTACAGAGAGGAGAAAGTTTACCATAACAAATACGGCAGAAAAAGAATGAATTTGTAA
- a CDS encoding type IV pilin, whose product MDFKKLFMNDKAVSPVIGVILMVAITVILAAAIGSSVFGQGTAQSAPQANLDIRAGDIYVNGGNGADTAASVKIEHLGGDSINFETAGTTKIMVSVDGDNSKTLDSSSIKKDLGVLSVGDVKTLRLIEEDNDAGKDGPYIEDVVRGSIVNIKIIDLKTNQLICDKTVRF is encoded by the coding sequence ATGGATTTCAAGAAATTGTTTATGAACGATAAAGCAGTTTCCCCGGTTATCGGCGTCATCCTGATGGTCGCAATAACTGTCATCCTTGCCGCCGCTATAGGGTCTTCTGTATTTGGACAGGGAACTGCACAGTCCGCACCGCAAGCAAATCTCGACATTCGAGCAGGTGATATCTACGTTAATGGTGGTAATGGGGCAGATACAGCAGCAAGTGTAAAAATCGAACACCTTGGTGGAGACTCGATTAACTTCGAAACCGCTGGAACCACAAAAATTATGGTATCTGTTGATGGTGATAACTCTAAAACACTTGATTCCAGTTCCATTAAGAAAGATCTTGGCGTTTTAAGTGTTGGTGATGTCAAGACCCTTAGATTAATTGAAGAGGACAATGATGCGGGTAAAGATGGACCTTATATCGAGGATGTTGTACGCGGTAGCATTGTCAATATAAAAATTATCGATCTAAAAACTAATCAGCTTATTTGCGACAAGACTGTACGGTTCTAA
- a CDS encoding beta-ribofuranosylaminobenzene 5'-phosphate synthase → MIKVVSPARLHLTLIDLNAEIGRIDGGAGITLQSPGLEISAVEADTIEVTGDSLLAGKMRKAAQALLPAGKGIRIQIDDGFPDHVGLGSGTQAALSAAAAVNRIYGLGKSVRELAVAVGRGGTSGIGVAAFENGGFILDGGHKFKDKRAFSPSAASHVPPGPVLFRRDFPDWPIVLAIPNGKGAHDAEEVDIFKKFCPIPLAEVQEVCHVILMLMLPALVEEDLENFGRAVNHFQTVGFKRREVELQPQSVLDIMRYMRDNGASGSGVSSFGPVVYGIVGSEGEGKRLQQEVQRMLDESIGGRVLLTKARNRGADIFGGLD, encoded by the coding sequence ATGATTAAAGTAGTGTCTCCGGCCAGACTACATCTTACCCTAATAGACCTCAATGCAGAGATAGGCAGGATTGATGGAGGAGCAGGAATCACCCTGCAATCTCCTGGCCTGGAAATTTCTGCGGTTGAAGCTGATACTATCGAGGTTACAGGTGATTCTCTTCTCGCAGGCAAAATGCGAAAAGCCGCACAGGCTCTTCTCCCAGCAGGAAAAGGAATAAGGATCCAAATTGATGATGGTTTTCCCGATCATGTAGGGCTCGGTTCAGGGACTCAGGCTGCCCTATCAGCAGCAGCAGCCGTAAATAGAATATATGGACTTGGAAAAAGCGTTCGGGAACTTGCAGTTGCAGTAGGTAGGGGCGGCACTTCTGGAATCGGAGTCGCAGCTTTTGAGAACGGCGGTTTTATTCTGGATGGGGGACACAAATTCAAAGATAAACGTGCATTTTCCCCTTCTGCAGCCAGCCATGTGCCTCCAGGACCTGTCCTCTTTAGAAGAGACTTTCCGGATTGGCCTATTGTCCTTGCAATTCCTAACGGCAAAGGGGCTCATGATGCTGAAGAGGTAGATATTTTTAAAAAGTTCTGCCCAATTCCCCTTGCCGAAGTTCAGGAAGTCTGCCATGTAATTCTAATGCTGATGCTTCCTGCACTTGTAGAGGAAGACCTGGAAAATTTCGGCAGGGCAGTTAACCACTTCCAGACTGTAGGCTTTAAGAGAAGGGAAGTCGAACTCCAACCTCAGTCTGTTCTGGATATTATGAGATATATGCGTGATAATGGTGCAAGCGGCTCAGGCGTCAGTTCTTTCGGTCCGGTGGTTTACGGAATTGTCGGAAGTGAAGGGGAAGGCAAAAGGCTACAGCAAGAAGTCCAGCGCATGCTTGACGAATCCATTGGCGGAAGAGTTCTGCTCACAAAGGCAAGAAACCGAGGTGCAGACATTTTCGGGGGCCTGGATTGA
- a CDS encoding GerW family sporulation protein has translation MGVEDTIKEIASELEKIATTKTVVGDPITAAGKTIIPISKISMGFGAGGGEGKRDSESGYGGGGGAGAKIEPVAFIMLSEEEARIFRISERGDTGSLISTLPELVPEIMDKLKSMRGKKKEEKTEETIIKEREVSEKEFPKKETVEETEIKIEEGCVH, from the coding sequence TTGGGTGTAGAAGACACTATTAAAGAAATTGCAAGCGAACTTGAGAAAATCGCGACTACCAAAACTGTAGTAGGAGACCCTATTACTGCTGCCGGGAAAACAATTATTCCGATTTCAAAAATTAGTATGGGTTTCGGAGCAGGCGGAGGAGAGGGAAAGAGGGACTCTGAATCCGGATACGGAGGAGGCGGCGGGGCAGGCGCGAAGATTGAGCCTGTAGCATTCATTATGCTTTCTGAAGAAGAAGCTAGAATCTTCCGAATCTCGGAAAGAGGTGATACTGGGTCGCTTATTAGTACGCTTCCTGAACTTGTGCCTGAGATTATGGACAAGCTTAAAAGCATGAGAGGCAAGAAAAAAGAAGAAAAAACCGAGGAAACAATAATTAAAGAAAGAGAAGTTTCGGAGAAAGAATTTCCGAAAAAGGAAACCGTAGAGGAAACAGAGATTAAGATTGAAGAAGGATGTGTCCACTGA
- a CDS encoding DUF2953 domain-containing protein, translating to MLAIYLLLLILLLILFILITAIGFTFKLNVLSLEEKKELRGIFTVKWLLFSHTFSVEAPGERERPLEEPEIPIEGGIITGEQREADPQEPERVRAVTETKNKVETGERREIEEKRLKEERIEVYEDKREKVHEHKRKRGIIARIRREKEPEEEKAPQKRMTTREKLHWGFEAYKSLKKPMLRLFSDLLKGIKIKRLDSYMAFGLDDPADTGILCGFIHSIAGLIYSRCRRCSFSINPVFMNPMMDFRGNIEIRVRIYSLIFPMLKFMLNRKTLSFTYLIIKEKVWGRWKSHS from the coding sequence ATGCTGGCAATCTATCTTCTCCTGCTTATTCTCCTATTGATTTTATTCATACTTATTACAGCAATAGGTTTCACCTTCAAGCTTAATGTTCTCAGTCTGGAAGAAAAGAAAGAACTTAGAGGCATATTTACTGTAAAATGGCTGCTCTTTTCCCATACTTTCTCAGTTGAGGCACCTGGAGAAAGAGAGAGACCTCTTGAAGAGCCCGAAATACCGATAGAGGGCGGAATAATAACAGGGGAACAAAGGGAAGCTGATCCACAGGAACCTGAAAGGGTGCGAGCCGTTACAGAAACAAAGAATAAGGTTGAAACAGGGGAAAGAAGGGAGATTGAAGAAAAAAGGCTGAAAGAGGAAAGAATAGAAGTATATGAAGATAAAAGGGAGAAAGTACACGAGCATAAACGTAAAAGAGGTATAATTGCAAGGATAAGGAGAGAAAAGGAGCCTGAAGAGGAAAAAGCCCCACAAAAAAGAATGACCACCAGGGAAAAACTTCATTGGGGCTTTGAAGCATATAAATCCTTGAAAAAACCTATGCTTCGTCTATTTTCTGATTTGCTGAAAGGGATAAAAATTAAGCGTCTGGATTCTTACATGGCTTTTGGTCTTGATGATCCGGCAGACACGGGCATACTTTGTGGATTCATACATTCTATTGCGGGATTGATCTACAGCCGATGCAGGCGTTGCAGTTTTTCCATCAATCCTGTGTTTATGAATCCGATGATGGATTTCCGGGGGAATATAGAGATTCGTGTAAGAATATATTCTCTGATTTTCCCAATGTTAAAATTTATGCTAAACCGGAAAACTTTATCTTTTACCTATTTGATTATTAAGGAAAAAGTTTGGGGAAGATGGAAGTCCCACTCCTAA
- a CDS encoding ATP-dependent DNA helicase yields MTQKNGYMRYFTKESCYPNQAEAMERIHSAILQEKIVLFEGACGTGKTLSALAPSLSVGKKLNKVVIIVTNVHQQMVQFINEAREISRVNDIKTIVFKGKTSMCPENLDYEECRLKGENTYDLLDLEREISSKEKELKDVYEKHKRTKDPALYALRNELEKELEEARTKAQALRNNSCPKLYEVLRFEGNEFSTWLFSDVRSPEEVLEYAEDRDMCGYELLKKELKNTELLICNFHHVLNAEIFMTLLKWLERDPEDIILIFDEAHNIEASARSHSSITLSELTIEKALSEVGETPEQDNSPFFRAGADSSIGIPLDQDYEARLYAKKLFTCFLTALRDTYDSKLKFGERNRLGKNWQDIQISDPYERFDILKARFLRSAVKEGFEDEEKVLIRLREIGELGGRLEEIYAENYKKGLLSVLKRSHIRYVADFLSSYLVLSDRQNYYPILNVRKDFKSDRIVGRIELFTCIPKNVTQPLLDSVYAAVLMSATLRPFEMIKSTLGITREVEEISYGTTFPSERRLTLAVSVPPLFAKNRDSPKTLESLKEALLAAITASPGNVIIYFQSYAEALRYTKLLEPELSIPIFLDETGVSAKEIREKFFRIGEQGGKALLVTYLWGTLSEGVDFRDSRGRTVIVVGVGYPALNDRIKAVESAYDTVFGCGEGWEFAVQVPTIRKVRQAMGRVVRSPEDYGVRILLDSRYQGSQARKLGKFSVFDYFPPEERKEFIDVAPKDAGSLVEDFFAHITADNPKKEELESQASSRLDFRSLAEKL; encoded by the coding sequence ATGACGCAGAAGAACGGATATATGCGGTATTTTACAAAAGAAAGTTGCTACCCCAACCAGGCAGAAGCCATGGAGAGAATTCATTCAGCTATCCTGCAGGAGAAAATCGTGCTTTTTGAAGGAGCCTGCGGGACAGGTAAAACTTTGAGTGCACTTGCTCCTTCTTTGAGTGTGGGAAAAAAACTCAATAAGGTCGTTATTATAGTCACAAATGTCCATCAGCAGATGGTTCAGTTTATAAATGAGGCAAGAGAGATCTCCCGGGTTAACGATATAAAAACAATTGTTTTTAAGGGCAAGACTTCTATGTGCCCTGAGAATCTTGATTATGAAGAATGCAGGCTTAAAGGGGAAAATACATATGATCTCCTTGACCTTGAGAGGGAAATTTCCTCAAAGGAAAAAGAGCTAAAGGACGTTTATGAGAAGCACAAACGAACAAAAGACCCCGCCCTTTACGCCCTGCGAAATGAGCTTGAAAAAGAACTGGAAGAGGCAAGGACAAAAGCTCAGGCTTTAAGGAACAACTCCTGTCCAAAGCTTTATGAAGTGCTGAGATTTGAAGGAAACGAATTCTCCACCTGGCTTTTTTCCGATGTAAGAAGTCCGGAAGAAGTGCTTGAATATGCAGAAGACCGCGACATGTGCGGGTACGAGTTGCTTAAAAAGGAACTTAAAAATACCGAACTTCTAATCTGCAATTTCCATCATGTGCTCAATGCCGAAATCTTTATGACTCTACTTAAATGGCTTGAACGCGACCCTGAGGATATTATCCTGATTTTTGATGAGGCACATAATATTGAAGCGTCTGCTCGCTCCCATTCTTCAATAACACTCTCAGAACTGACTATTGAAAAAGCCCTTTCTGAAGTAGGTGAGACTCCCGAGCAGGACAATTCTCCTTTTTTCAGGGCAGGAGCTGATTCGAGCATCGGCATTCCTCTTGATCAGGACTATGAAGCTCGATTATATGCGAAAAAGCTGTTTACCTGTTTTCTAACCGCCCTCAGAGATACATATGACTCGAAATTGAAATTCGGGGAAAGAAACAGGCTTGGTAAGAACTGGCAGGACATTCAGATAAGTGACCCTTATGAACGTTTTGACATCCTGAAAGCCCGCTTTTTGCGTAGTGCAGTAAAAGAAGGGTTTGAGGATGAAGAAAAGGTGCTTATTCGGTTACGCGAAATTGGTGAACTCGGTGGAAGGCTGGAAGAAATATATGCTGAAAATTACAAAAAAGGGCTGCTTTCCGTCCTGAAACGTTCCCACATACGCTATGTTGCGGATTTTCTATCTTCTTATCTTGTGCTTTCAGACAGACAGAACTATTATCCTATCCTGAACGTGCGAAAAGATTTCAAAAGTGACAGGATAGTTGGCAGGATAGAGCTTTTTACATGCATCCCTAAAAATGTAACTCAGCCTTTGCTGGATTCCGTTTATGCAGCAGTGCTCATGTCGGCTACACTCCGCCCCTTTGAAATGATCAAATCTACACTTGGCATCACAAGGGAAGTGGAAGAAATTTCTTACGGCACTACCTTTCCCAGTGAAAGAAGGCTCACACTTGCGGTTTCAGTTCCTCCTCTTTTTGCAAAGAACCGAGACAGTCCAAAAACACTTGAGAGCCTTAAAGAAGCTTTGCTTGCAGCTATTACTGCATCACCCGGAAACGTAATTATTTATTTCCAGAGCTATGCTGAAGCGCTCCGTTATACTAAACTCCTGGAGCCTGAACTTTCTATTCCTATTTTCCTTGACGAGACAGGGGTTTCAGCTAAAGAAATCCGCGAAAAGTTCTTTAGAATAGGGGAGCAGGGAGGAAAAGCCTTACTTGTAACCTATCTCTGGGGAACACTAAGCGAAGGTGTTGATTTCAGGGATTCAAGAGGCAGGACAGTAATTGTGGTTGGAGTGGGATATCCGGCTTTAAACGACCGTATCAAAGCTGTCGAATCTGCCTATGACACAGTTTTTGGTTGTGGGGAAGGCTGGGAATTTGCAGTCCAGGTGCCGACAATCAGGAAAGTCAGACAGGCAATGGGAAGAGTAGTACGCTCCCCGGAAGATTATGGAGTAAGGATTCTTCTCGATTCCCGCTATCAGGGCTCCCAGGCACGTAAACTCGGGAAATTTTCGGTTTTTGATTATTTCCCGCCTGAAGAAAGGAAAGAATTCATTGATGTCGCGCCAAAAGATGCGGGCAGTCTCGTGGAAGATTTTTTTGCCCATATAACAGCAGATAATCCCAAAAAAGAGGAGCTGGAATCCCAGGCTTCTAGTCGGCTGGATTTTAGAAGCCTTGCAGAGAAGCTTTGA
- a CDS encoding type IV pilin N-terminal domain-containing protein, which produces MEGKKCRAIGKNCQAVSEVYGQLLMIGIIVLSFSTIALTVFSDGGAVDPPHTPRTDLLEEIDTGNNKLYITHCGGEAIDLDEIKIIVVADGQQYEFSKSDFEDPEGNEPDDIFTLGDCIVINDENIKRGVYIDMLLVHTPSQQVLQRTALQRVPGKIPDWITPYPYGSVYDSTSGWSSMELVSEIDGHSISTAVTDSGWTSQTYSFGVDADEMGIPNFSKIQLKIIYETGDSSFEDLKLEVSSFEDLKLEISTDGYNWQQIASKKEGNLKEHHNFEVCEAENKIYTLYDPTKNIAYIKNTDELEKLMVRFSVRGNAAAESGKEFSVDYVGIHIE; this is translated from the coding sequence GTGGAGGGTAAAAAATGCAGGGCAATTGGCAAGAACTGCCAGGCAGTTTCAGAAGTGTATGGGCAACTGCTTATGATAGGTATAATCGTTCTATCCTTTTCCACAATAGCCCTGACTGTGTTTTCTGACGGGGGAGCTGTAGACCCCCCACATACTCCAAGAACGGATCTGCTCGAGGAAATCGATACGGGTAACAATAAACTATACATCACACACTGCGGAGGAGAAGCTATTGATCTTGATGAGATCAAGATAATCGTGGTTGCTGACGGGCAGCAGTATGAATTCAGCAAGTCCGACTTTGAAGATCCAGAGGGAAATGAACCCGATGATATTTTCACGCTCGGGGACTGCATAGTGATTAATGATGAAAACATCAAGAGAGGGGTCTATATAGACATGCTTCTTGTGCACACGCCCTCCCAGCAGGTGCTCCAGCGAACAGCGCTCCAGCGAGTCCCGGGAAAAATCCCAGACTGGATAACTCCTTATCCATATGGAAGTGTGTATGACAGTACCTCAGGCTGGTCATCCATGGAGCTTGTTAGCGAAATTGATGGACATTCTATAAGCACTGCGGTTACAGACTCAGGATGGACTTCTCAAACTTATTCATTTGGGGTAGATGCGGATGAGATGGGGATTCCAAATTTTTCGAAAATTCAGTTAAAAATAATCTACGAGACAGGGGACAGCAGCTTTGAAGATTTAAAACTGGAAGTAAGCAGCTTTGAAGATTTAAAACTGGAAATATCTACTGACGGATATAACTGGCAACAAATAGCTTCCAAGAAAGAAGGTAACCTGAAAGAACATCATAATTTTGAGGTTTGTGAAGCAGAGAACAAAATTTATACTCTCTATGACCCGACTAAAAATATAGCTTACATAAAAAATACCGACGAACTTGAGAAACTTATGGTCAGGTTTTCAGTTCGTGGAAATGCAGCTGCAGAAAGTGGAAAAGAGTTCTCGGTTGATTACGTAGGAATCCATATAGAGTAA
- a CDS encoding flavodoxin family protein: protein MKKMKVIGIVGSPRKNGNTNILVQQVLEGAAEAGAETRTFILNEMNYKGCQACDYCKSHDKCKLEDDLAGLFEEMKTADGIVFGAPIYFGQFSGQMRLFLDRCYSLINADFSPRLPAGKKAIIIGTQGAPDPAAFQGVYEEFKGQISNFMRMDVKDTLVGVGYHAPGEIKNNIELMEKAKNTGLNLFK, encoded by the coding sequence ATGAAGAAAATGAAAGTCATAGGTATTGTAGGCAGTCCCCGAAAGAACGGAAACACGAATATTCTTGTCCAGCAGGTCCTGGAAGGCGCAGCAGAAGCAGGTGCCGAAACCCGGACATTTATTCTCAATGAGATGAACTACAAAGGTTGCCAGGCCTGTGATTACTGCAAAAGCCATGATAAGTGCAAGCTTGAAGACGATCTTGCAGGGCTGTTCGAGGAAATGAAAACAGCTGATGGCATTGTTTTTGGGGCTCCGATTTATTTTGGCCAGTTTTCAGGTCAGATGCGGCTCTTCCTTGACCGCTGTTATTCCCTTATAAATGCTGATTTTTCTCCACGTCTTCCTGCCGGGAAAAAAGCCATAATTATAGGAACTCAGGGAGCTCCTGATCCGGCAGCTTTTCAAGGGGTCTATGAGGAGTTCAAAGGGCAGATTTCCAATTTCATGCGCATGGACGTAAAAGACACGCTTGTAGGAGTTGGCTATCACGCTCCGGGAGAAATAAAAAATAATATAGAGCTTATGGAAAAAGCGAAGAACACAGGCTTGAATCTGTTCAAATAA
- the fdhD gene encoding formate dehydrogenase accessory sulfurtransferase FdhD, whose translation MPEKYTISYPAKRVHSDGRVENSEVLLARECAVKIILDGNLFTTLFASPLELKELAVGHLITEGILSFREIENIEVEGSEVRILTRKEKQTPSTEAAGEARKKVQVSKETIVESDSVFDPEALFAGTEHLESAIYRLTRGTHLAALIDRKGKLAIQIVDVGRHNALDKAVGAAFLRGFDLSQHYLLSTGRQPAYMVTKAARAGIPLIATKAMPFDSGVEAAKKTNICLVGQLRKESMLIFSNEWRVKLQPFSKSL comes from the coding sequence ATGCCTGAAAAATACACAATTTCTTACCCTGCGAAAAGAGTTCATTCCGACGGCAGGGTTGAAAATTCGGAAGTACTGCTTGCCAGGGAATGCGCCGTTAAGATCATTCTTGATGGTAATCTTTTTACAACCCTTTTTGCCTCCCCACTCGAACTAAAAGAGCTTGCAGTTGGGCACCTGATTACAGAAGGAATTCTCAGTTTCAGGGAAATTGAAAATATTGAGGTGGAAGGAAGTGAGGTTCGTATCCTCACCCGGAAGGAAAAACAGACCCCCAGTACCGAAGCAGCCGGAGAAGCCAGAAAAAAAGTACAGGTTAGCAAAGAAACCATTGTCGAATCGGACTCTGTCTTTGACCCAGAAGCCCTTTTTGCAGGCACAGAGCACCTTGAATCCGCTATCTATAGACTTACTAGAGGAACCCATCTGGCAGCCCTGATCGACAGAAAAGGAAAGCTCGCAATCCAGATTGTTGATGTAGGAAGGCATAATGCCCTAGATAAAGCAGTAGGAGCCGCCTTTCTCAGGGGTTTTGACCTTTCGCAGCATTATCTGCTTTCCACGGGCAGGCAGCCTGCTTATATGGTCACAAAAGCCGCAAGGGCAGGAATTCCCCTTATCGCAACCAAAGCCATGCCCTTCGACTCAGGCGTCGAAGCCGCAAAAAAAACAAACATATGCCTTGTAGGTCAGCTAAGAAAAGAATCAATGCTTATTTTTTCCAACGAATGGCGGGTCAAACTCCAACCATTTTCAAAAAGCTTGTGA
- a CDS encoding type IV pilin translates to MDFKKLFMNNKAVSPVIGVILMVAITVILAAAIGSSVFGQGTAQPAPQANLNIEADGITDGLATIKIEHLGGDPINFSKSKVVASVNGGNSQTVAADLGTISIGDIKKLALRNAESTADPKAPIVDNSVNPADAVAYGDIINIKVIDEATNQLICDRDIRF, encoded by the coding sequence ATGGATTTCAAGAAATTGTTTATGAATAACAAAGCAGTTTCCCCTGTTATTGGCGTCATCCTGATGGTTGCAATAACCGTCATCCTTGCCGCCGCTATAGGATCTTCAGTGTTTGGACAGGGAACTGCACAACCCGCACCGCAGGCGAACCTCAATATTGAAGCAGATGGCATTACTGATGGACTTGCAACTATAAAAATTGAGCATCTTGGCGGAGACCCGATTAATTTTAGTAAATCAAAAGTTGTAGCATCTGTTAATGGTGGGAACTCTCAAACGGTTGCAGCTGATCTTGGCACAATTAGTATCGGTGATATCAAGAAACTTGCACTGAGAAATGCTGAATCAACTGCTGATCCAAAAGCGCCGATTGTAGATAACTCTGTTAATCCTGCTGATGCTGTGGCTTATGGTGATATTATCAATATCAAAGTTATTGATGAGGCAACTAACCAGCTAATTTGTGATAGAGACATAAGATTCTAA
- a CDS encoding flavodoxin family protein, whose translation MKVVAFNGSPRKEGNTAALIKYVLAELEGEGIETEIIQVGGKPIHGCIACMKCFENADKRCAIDNDIVNECIEKMLEADGIILASPTYFADLTPELKALIDRAGFVAKANNEMFRRKVGAAVVAVRRAGSIHVFDSINHFFTISQMIIPGSSYWNVGMGLAEGDVEKDEEGIRTMQILGQNMAWLLKKLNA comes from the coding sequence ATGAAAGTTGTCGCATTTAACGGAAGCCCGAGAAAGGAAGGGAATACGGCTGCTCTTATAAAATACGTACTTGCAGAACTTGAGGGAGAAGGGATAGAGACCGAAATCATACAGGTTGGAGGAAAGCCTATTCACGGTTGCATCGCCTGTATGAAATGTTTTGAGAACGCAGACAAAAGATGCGCAATTGACAATGATATAGTCAACGAATGCATTGAGAAAATGCTCGAAGCTGACGGGATAATTCTGGCGTCACCCACCTATTTTGCAGACCTGACTCCTGAACTTAAAGCCCTTATTGACAGAGCAGGCTTCGTTGCTAAAGCTAACAACGAGATGTTCAGGCGTAAAGTAGGAGCAGCAGTCGTTGCAGTGCGAAGGGCAGGATCGATCCACGTTTTTGATTCCATCAACCATTTCTTTACAATCTCCCAGATGATAATCCCTGGATCAAGCTACTGGAATGTGGGGATGGGGCTTGCCGAAGGGGACGTCGAAAAAGATGAAGAAGGCATTCGGACTATGCAAATTTTAGGTCAGAACATGGCGTGGCTTTTAAAGAAACTCAATGCGTGA